The following are from one region of the Estrella lausannensis genome:
- a CDS encoding Fic family protein: MSFQGIQENQGSYFSQINDPEARANIEKLAKQCSATPDAVLVMLFSLMTIAKQDKAPVTPLASERVKVDLELERLADELMMETASERQIPKMRATSSKVSAVATLVTPPRDIELERLADELMLETNRPTLYDPRLNLSDFTRLEESNALSAINFLCHTKRGVSSKQLQGMYQFFTQEPKRFNKLLELGSPNQQFDLFLMAAEDDLQQRSPTLNQFVVFKESFFEFAFSEQRFEWVQIQNNEISSTLISEMLEFEAKIKSETLIEDLESFKQEKGDLYRKWIELNTAGSSSLKKSEALERWLAADARKTTYAKNGSFELFHINLIHRDLTRGEEGIQKPGVFRSGTVRIGGAGATALPPPGSKVLSMMNAYENWLMKELAMCSEGKKSIILTSAQAYQRLVALHPFENGNGRVSRLVMNQVLEKMGIPPSVLGNDVLDAVFTLQPKKPRHEGEAFVRKVFQGVKQSAELIYGSKI; this comes from the coding sequence ATGTCTTTTCAAGGAATCCAGGAAAATCAAGGCTCCTACTTTTCCCAAATTAATGATCCCGAGGCAAGGGCTAATATCGAAAAACTGGCAAAACAATGTTCGGCAACTCCCGATGCAGTGCTCGTCATGCTGTTTTCGCTGATGACAATCGCGAAGCAAGATAAAGCTCCAGTGACCCCCTTGGCTTCTGAGCGAGTCAAAGTAGACCTCGAGCTGGAGAGGCTCGCCGATGAACTCATGATGGAGACGGCAAGTGAACGACAGATTCCCAAGATGCGAGCGACTTCTTCGAAAGTCTCGGCTGTAGCTACCTTGGTCACTCCTCCGAGGGACATCGAACTTGAAAGGCTGGCCGATGAGCTGATGTTGGAGACAAATCGGCCCACGCTTTATGACCCGCGTCTGAACTTGAGCGATTTTACCAGGCTCGAGGAGTCGAATGCCCTCAGCGCGATCAATTTTCTTTGCCACACAAAAAGAGGAGTGTCGTCAAAGCAACTGCAGGGTATGTATCAGTTCTTTACTCAAGAGCCTAAGCGTTTTAACAAATTATTGGAATTGGGCTCGCCCAATCAGCAGTTCGACCTTTTTTTGATGGCGGCAGAAGATGACCTGCAGCAGCGCAGTCCCACGCTCAATCAATTCGTAGTATTTAAAGAAAGTTTTTTTGAGTTTGCTTTTTCGGAGCAGCGGTTTGAATGGGTACAAATCCAAAATAATGAGATTAGTTCTACATTAATAAGTGAAATGTTAGAATTTGAAGCGAAAATTAAATCTGAAACTCTGATTGAAGATCTGGAGTCTTTTAAACAGGAAAAGGGCGATCTGTACCGTAAGTGGATTGAATTGAACACAGCCGGTTCATCCAGTTTAAAGAAAAGCGAAGCCCTTGAAAGATGGCTTGCAGCCGATGCAAGGAAGACGACTTACGCAAAAAATGGATCGTTCGAGCTTTTCCACATCAATTTGATCCATAGAGATCTGACACGTGGGGAGGAGGGGATTCAAAAGCCCGGAGTGTTCAGATCGGGGACTGTAAGAATCGGTGGAGCGGGGGCGACAGCTCTTCCTCCTCCGGGATCCAAAGTTCTGAGCATGATGAATGCTTATGAAAATTGGCTGATGAAAGAGCTGGCGATGTGTTCAGAAGGCAAAAAGAGCATCATTCTCACCTCTGCGCAGGCTTATCAGCGTCTTGTTGCTCTCCACCCATTCGAAAACGGCAACGGCAGGGTATCGAGGCTTGTCATGAACCAGGTGCTCGAAAAAATGGGTATTCCCCCCTCTGTGCTGGGCAATGACGTCCTCGATGCGGTATTCACCCTGCAGCCGAAAAAGCCGCGCCATGAGGGTGAAGCTTTTGTGAGAAAAGTATTCCAGGGTGTAAAACAGAGTGCAGAGCTCATTTACGGTTCAAAAATATGA
- a CDS encoding Fic family protein produces MNCHLNPDSRTIAFLNESNKIEGIHDIDYSVVAFQDPQKGHFGAYVISQEAALAEQPLNIKMIRQWQAMIGQEQKEFTGDAITDEEIGHIRGPNLQKNVRIGKHIPPEWRFVPLYMQNWLEDVNEDLSNNSEIYKSDDGAFAEFVGKYFLRFERIHPFGDGNGRTGRIIANYLTTRCARPLLVFPSDYRLKNRYYEAHESESAMASYISSRVAEIRAHAEGR; encoded by the coding sequence GTGAATTGTCACTTAAATCCAGACTCAAGAACGATCGCTTTTTTAAACGAGAGCAACAAGATCGAAGGAATTCACGACATCGATTATAGCGTGGTAGCCTTCCAAGACCCCCAGAAGGGGCATTTTGGAGCCTATGTAATCTCCCAGGAGGCGGCTTTGGCAGAGCAGCCTCTTAACATCAAGATGATCCGCCAGTGGCAAGCCATGATCGGGCAGGAGCAGAAAGAGTTTACGGGGGATGCCATCACTGATGAGGAGATCGGCCATATCAGAGGGCCGAACCTGCAGAAGAACGTACGCATCGGGAAGCACATTCCGCCGGAGTGGCGTTTTGTGCCTCTTTATATGCAGAATTGGCTGGAAGACGTGAACGAAGACCTTTCGAATAACTCTGAAATCTACAAGAGTGATGATGGAGCCTTCGCGGAATTTGTCGGCAAATATTTCTTGAGGTTTGAAAGAATCCATCCCTTCGGTGATGGCAATGGCAGAACAGGCCGTATCATAGCCAACTACCTGACGACCCGGTGCGCCCGTCCCCTACTCGTTTTCCCTTCGGATTATCGTCTGAAAAACAGATATTACGAAGCGCATGAGTCGGAATCTGCCATGGCAAGCTACATCAGCTCCAGGGTGGCAGAAATCCGCGCCCATGCTGAAGGTCGATAA
- a CDS encoding efflux transporter outer membrane subunit, with protein MSRALLCFLVLFTGCMVGPDYRRPCVEVPEVYRFDEKGSESAMDTLFWEQFDDPVLTNYVREALTNNRDIKIAAARIEGALGILMQTQSSLFPQLGYQAAGARTLASNATGIPLSPTTPNPLPSFQALTNVSWELDLWGRLSRLTQSSEADYYAAEEAWQDVVLSLVSLVTNTYLQLLGLDEQLAISKRTLVSYGEMVDYFDKQFRYGQVSRINVVQATTQYEKAAAAIPEIELSIVRAENVLSLLLARNPGPIERGKTIYAIESPIVPAGLPSDLLCARPDIRQAEMQLISANALVGAAEALYFPSISLTGDYGYSSKELKQLFTGPAKTWIYGTNITGPLYTFGNIEGQVTQAKAEKRAAILNYQQTVQNAFKDVDDSLASHEYYMQRLEAQGKLVKASREYEYLAMLQYQEGYSPYFVVLQAQEQLFPAELAWVQTRVQVFTSVVNVYKAMGGGFRP; from the coding sequence ATGAGTAGAGCGTTATTATGTTTCCTTGTCTTATTCACCGGGTGCATGGTCGGTCCGGACTACAGAAGGCCCTGTGTTGAAGTTCCTGAGGTATACCGCTTTGATGAAAAGGGGTCGGAATCGGCAATGGACACCCTTTTTTGGGAGCAATTTGACGATCCTGTCCTGACCAATTATGTGAGGGAGGCACTCACAAACAACCGCGATATTAAGATCGCGGCCGCAAGAATCGAAGGCGCCCTCGGCATCTTGATGCAAACCCAGTCATCGCTCTTTCCCCAGCTCGGCTACCAGGCCGCGGGAGCAAGAACCCTTGCCAGTAATGCTACCGGCATTCCTCTCTCGCCGACAACCCCCAATCCCCTGCCTTCATTCCAGGCCCTCACCAACGTCAGCTGGGAGCTCGACCTTTGGGGGCGCTTAAGCCGCCTCACCCAATCATCGGAAGCCGATTACTATGCTGCGGAGGAGGCCTGGCAAGATGTCGTTCTCTCGCTTGTTTCCCTTGTGACCAACACCTACCTGCAGCTTCTCGGACTAGACGAGCAGCTGGCCATATCCAAGAGGACTCTGGTATCTTATGGCGAAATGGTCGACTACTTCGATAAACAGTTCAGGTATGGCCAAGTGTCGAGAATCAACGTCGTTCAGGCCACCACCCAGTATGAAAAGGCTGCCGCAGCCATTCCCGAAATCGAGTTGAGCATTGTCAGGGCTGAAAACGTGCTCTCCCTTCTTCTTGCCAGAAACCCGGGGCCGATCGAGAGGGGCAAAACAATCTACGCCATCGAAAGCCCGATCGTCCCTGCCGGCCTCCCCTCCGATTTACTCTGTGCCCGGCCCGATATCCGACAGGCCGAGATGCAGCTGATCTCGGCGAATGCGCTTGTCGGCGCAGCCGAGGCGCTCTACTTTCCCTCCATCTCCCTGACAGGTGACTATGGATACTCGAGCAAAGAGTTGAAGCAGCTCTTCACGGGACCGGCCAAAACGTGGATCTACGGGACCAACATCACCGGCCCGCTCTATACTTTCGGAAATATCGAAGGACAGGTGACACAGGCGAAAGCCGAGAAGAGGGCGGCGATTCTCAACTACCAGCAGACAGTGCAGAATGCGTTTAAAGACGTAGACGACTCGCTTGCCTCCCATGAATATTACATGCAGAGGCTGGAGGCGCAGGGTAAACTTGTGAAAGCATCAAGGGAGTATGAGTATCTGGCGATGCTGCAGTATCAAGAAGGCTATTCCCCCTACTTTGTCGTCCTGCAGGCCCAGGAGCAGCTGTTTCCGGCTGAACTGGCCTGGGTGCAGACAAGAGTGCAGGTCTTCACCTCAGTTGTGAATGTCTATAAAGCGATGGGCGGAGGATTCCGCCCGTGA
- a CDS encoding efflux RND transporter permease subunit: protein MFSKFFILRPIFATVISAIIVIAGLVSTAFLPVSQYPTITPVQVQVTTTYPGADALTVGTSVTAPIEAQINGVDNMLYMTSTSSSTGQMTITVYFTLETDPDIAQVLVQNRVNLALPELPNAVKQYGISVQKQSNSTLMILALFNKDGRYSQDYVTTYTNVYVLDAIKRINGAGQAQIFGVPDQAMRIWMNPDRMASLQITTSDIQRSISSQNALFGAGQLGQKPSTPDVQMTLPVLTERPFVEPQEYENIILRASQDGSAIVRVKDVAKAEVGRKQYLGDNTLNGAPACFIVIYQQPGANGLQVSTAVRQLMDEMKQTLPDGIEYLVALDTTDFVRLSIKEVIITLLEAILLVVVVVYVFLQNFRATIICTAAVFVALIGTFSGMLALGFSINLLTLFGMVLAIGMVVDDAIVVVENVERNLTHEGLSPTQAAIKAMQEVSGPVVAVVLVLSAVFIPAAFLPGTTGQLYKQFAITIVISVTISGFVALTLTPAMCAVILSESNPITKGFFFHFNNGFNKATKAYGRSVRIIIAHRYIAFTCFLSMLGLTYYLFKTVPTSFIPGEDQGYVLAQLIMPNGASMTRTESAARKIDEIFSTEKSVLNRTVVNGYSLIDSQYLNNTTTFFITLKDFEERYKNTETAKEENSRALLRSFMTKTADFEPGIVIPISPPAIPGIGTTGGFEFWIQDKGSGEPQELFDVTKAFIQEASKRPELVGLSTTFRSSTPQLKANVDRAKAVLLNVPVEDVYNALQAQFGSLQVSQYEQYSRTWDVILQSEAQYREKPSDIGKLYTRSNKGAMVPLAALISTEYTIGPDLIPHFNGFPAAQITGNAAAGYSSGDAIHAMEAVAKESLPQGYGFAWSGMALQEKSSGSSSTAAFVFGILIVFLILAAQYESWSLPCSVMTAVPFGIVGALIATVLRGLENDVYFQIGLLVLVGLAAKNAILIVEFAVDLKTKGKDALEAAVEAGELRLRPIIMTSLAFILGVLPLFLAKGAGANARHSIGTGIMGGMIGASTLALLFVPLFFWVLETMRGESAKEKKDE, encoded by the coding sequence ATGTTTTCGAAATTTTTCATTTTAAGACCCATCTTCGCTACGGTAATATCCGCTATTATCGTGATCGCTGGCCTTGTCTCGACGGCCTTTCTTCCCGTCTCTCAATACCCTACCATCACGCCCGTACAGGTCCAGGTGACGACTACCTATCCGGGAGCCGATGCCCTGACGGTCGGCACATCCGTGACGGCGCCGATCGAGGCGCAAATCAACGGCGTCGACAATATGCTCTATATGACATCGACAAGCTCCAGTACCGGCCAGATGACGATCACTGTCTACTTCACACTCGAGACGGATCCGGACATTGCCCAGGTTCTTGTCCAAAACCGGGTCAACTTAGCCCTTCCTGAGCTTCCCAATGCCGTGAAGCAGTATGGAATTTCAGTGCAGAAGCAGTCCAACAGCACCCTCATGATCCTGGCCCTTTTCAACAAAGACGGCAGATACAGCCAGGACTACGTCACAACTTATACCAACGTATACGTTCTCGATGCAATCAAGAGGATCAACGGCGCCGGCCAGGCGCAGATATTCGGCGTGCCCGATCAGGCGATGCGCATCTGGATGAATCCCGATCGCATGGCCTCCCTGCAGATTACAACCAGCGACATCCAACGCTCCATATCATCTCAAAACGCTCTATTTGGCGCCGGACAGCTCGGACAAAAGCCCAGCACCCCGGATGTCCAGATGACCCTACCCGTTCTGACGGAGCGCCCGTTCGTGGAACCTCAAGAGTATGAGAACATCATCCTAAGGGCAAGCCAAGACGGTAGCGCCATCGTGAGGGTCAAAGATGTGGCTAAAGCTGAGGTGGGAAGGAAGCAGTATCTCGGCGACAACACCCTCAATGGCGCTCCCGCCTGCTTCATCGTCATCTATCAGCAGCCCGGCGCCAACGGCCTTCAGGTTTCGACCGCCGTCAGGCAACTGATGGATGAGATGAAACAAACTTTGCCTGACGGCATCGAATATCTGGTCGCTTTGGATACAACAGATTTCGTGCGCCTCTCCATAAAAGAGGTGATCATTACCCTTTTGGAAGCCATACTTCTAGTCGTTGTCGTCGTCTATGTCTTCTTACAAAACTTCCGAGCCACCATCATCTGTACCGCTGCGGTATTCGTCGCCTTAATCGGCACCTTCTCCGGAATGCTTGCTCTCGGTTTTTCCATCAACCTATTGACCCTTTTCGGGATGGTTTTAGCGATCGGGATGGTTGTCGACGATGCGATCGTCGTCGTGGAAAACGTCGAGAGAAATTTGACCCATGAAGGCCTCTCTCCAACACAGGCTGCCATCAAAGCAATGCAGGAAGTGTCCGGACCTGTCGTGGCCGTCGTTCTAGTTCTAAGCGCCGTTTTCATTCCGGCAGCCTTCCTGCCGGGAACGACCGGGCAGCTCTACAAACAGTTTGCAATCACTATCGTCATCTCGGTGACCATCTCCGGGTTTGTCGCCCTGACTCTCACTCCGGCCATGTGCGCGGTCATCCTTAGCGAGTCAAATCCGATCACCAAAGGATTCTTTTTCCACTTTAACAACGGATTTAACAAAGCGACAAAAGCTTACGGAAGAAGCGTCCGGATCATCATCGCCCACCGGTATATCGCCTTTACCTGCTTCCTCTCCATGCTGGGGCTGACCTACTACCTCTTCAAGACGGTGCCTACCAGCTTCATCCCCGGAGAGGATCAGGGATACGTCCTGGCGCAGCTGATCATGCCGAACGGCGCAAGCATGACAAGAACAGAAAGTGCCGCGCGCAAAATCGACGAGATATTCTCCACGGAAAAATCGGTTCTCAACCGCACGGTCGTCAACGGCTACAGCTTGATCGACAGCCAGTACCTAAACAATACGACGACCTTTTTTATCACCCTCAAAGACTTTGAGGAGAGGTATAAAAACACCGAAACGGCAAAAGAAGAGAACTCGAGGGCCCTTTTGCGCTCCTTCATGACGAAGACGGCCGATTTCGAGCCAGGCATCGTCATCCCCATCTCTCCCCCGGCCATTCCGGGCATCGGTACCACGGGCGGCTTTGAGTTCTGGATCCAAGATAAGGGATCGGGAGAGCCTCAAGAACTGTTCGATGTGACCAAAGCCTTTATCCAAGAAGCATCGAAACGGCCTGAACTTGTCGGCCTAAGCACCACCTTCCGCTCCTCGACGCCTCAGCTTAAGGCCAATGTCGACCGCGCAAAGGCCGTGCTGCTCAACGTTCCTGTAGAAGATGTCTACAACGCCCTTCAGGCGCAGTTCGGCTCTCTCCAGGTCAGCCAATATGAACAGTACAGCCGCACCTGGGACGTTATCTTGCAGTCGGAGGCGCAATACCGCGAAAAGCCAAGCGACATCGGAAAGCTCTATACCAGATCCAACAAAGGAGCGATGGTTCCGCTTGCCGCTTTGATCTCAACAGAATACACCATAGGCCCCGACCTCATTCCCCATTTCAATGGCTTTCCCGCAGCGCAAATCACAGGCAACGCCGCTGCCGGATACAGCTCGGGCGATGCCATCCACGCAATGGAAGCTGTCGCCAAAGAGTCCCTCCCGCAAGGCTATGGGTTTGCCTGGTCGGGAATGGCCCTGCAGGAAAAATCCTCGGGAAGCTCGTCGACTGCCGCCTTTGTGTTCGGCATCCTGATCGTCTTCCTCATTTTGGCAGCTCAGTATGAGTCGTGGTCGCTGCCCTGCTCAGTCATGACAGCCGTCCCCTTTGGCATCGTCGGCGCCCTGATCGCCACCGTTCTCCGCGGACTGGAAAATGACGTCTACTTTCAGATCGGCCTGCTCGTCTTAGTGGGCCTTGCCGCCAAAAACGCCATCCTCATCGTCGAATTTGCCGTCGACTTGAAAACGAAGGGAAAAGACGCTTTAGAAGCCGCTGTCGAAGCCGGAGAGCTACGGCTTCGCCCCATTATCATGACCTCGCTGGCGTTCATTTTAGGTGTGCTGCCCCTCTTTTTAGCCAAAGGAGCCGGCGCCAACGCCCGCCACTCGATCGGCACAGGTATTATGGGAGGAATGATCGGCGCATCGACGCTCGCCCTCCTCTTTGTTCCGCTCTTTTTCTGGGTATTGGAAACCATGAGAGGGGAATCTGCCAAGGAGAAGAAAGATGAGTAG
- a CDS encoding efflux RND transporter periplasmic adaptor subunit: MTCTFSLRLLSFALMLLCASCGKKAPTPAAQKKVAVSTVTVEAKDVPIELEYIAITQSSRLVNINARVNGFLEKRIYTEGEIVQEGQVLFLMDKKPFQAQVDAAEAALNMKKASMETARLNLNRTKPLTEMNALSQKDLDDATGTFQSSSAAVEQAKAQLETALLNLSYCTISSPLYGISSAAIEQDGSYINVENSKLTTVAALSPMWANFSVSENEIQSFRQQISKGLLIAPKVDEYEVEILLVDGSVFPHKGKITFADPNYNQQTGTFLIRVSVDNPEAILRPNQYVRVRLKGAIRPQAILVPQRAVQQSSKGHYVFVVDKEGKADMRPVVVGTWHGTDWFINEGLRSGDVVIVDGGMTLRPGTPVEAKPLEEKKETSETDQTQGKSDAPKEEPKEGHKEG, from the coding sequence ATGACATGTACTTTTTCACTTCGCCTCTTAAGCTTTGCCCTGATGCTTTTATGCGCCTCCTGCGGCAAAAAAGCGCCTACTCCGGCAGCTCAAAAAAAAGTCGCCGTATCCACCGTTACGGTGGAAGCAAAAGATGTCCCGATTGAGCTCGAATATATCGCCATCACGCAGAGCTCAAGGCTTGTGAACATCAACGCCCGCGTCAACGGCTTTTTAGAAAAGAGAATCTATACAGAGGGAGAAATCGTCCAGGAAGGCCAGGTTTTATTCCTGATGGATAAGAAACCATTTCAGGCACAAGTAGATGCCGCCGAAGCAGCTTTGAACATGAAAAAAGCCTCCATGGAGACCGCCCGACTCAACCTGAACAGGACCAAGCCTCTCACCGAGATGAATGCTCTCTCGCAAAAAGATTTAGATGACGCCACGGGAACATTCCAATCTTCTTCTGCGGCTGTGGAACAGGCCAAAGCACAGCTTGAGACCGCGCTTCTCAATTTATCCTATTGCACCATCTCCTCCCCCCTCTACGGGATCAGCAGCGCCGCCATCGAGCAGGACGGCTCTTACATCAACGTCGAAAACAGCAAACTGACCACCGTGGCAGCCCTCTCTCCGATGTGGGCGAATTTCAGCGTCTCCGAAAATGAAATCCAATCGTTCAGGCAGCAGATCAGCAAGGGCCTGCTAATTGCCCCCAAAGTAGATGAGTACGAAGTGGAGATCTTGCTGGTCGATGGGTCTGTCTTTCCGCACAAAGGAAAGATCACCTTCGCCGACCCCAACTACAATCAGCAGACGGGAACCTTTCTAATCCGCGTCTCTGTGGACAACCCTGAAGCAATCCTGAGGCCCAACCAGTATGTTCGAGTCAGGCTTAAAGGAGCAATCCGGCCTCAAGCCATCTTGGTACCCCAAAGAGCTGTCCAGCAATCCTCCAAGGGACACTACGTCTTTGTCGTCGATAAAGAAGGCAAAGCCGACATGCGCCCGGTTGTTGTCGGCACATGGCATGGGACGGACTGGTTCATCAATGAGGGGCTAAGGAGCGGAGACGTCGTGATCGTCGATGGCGGGATGACGCTGCGCCCCGGAACACCGGTCGAAGCTAAGCCTTTGGAAGAAAAAAAGGAAACTTCGGAGACAGATCAAACGCAGGGAAAATCGGACGCCCCGAAAGAGGAGCCTAAAGAAGGCCATAAGGAAGGGTAA